In Pectobacterium aroidearum, the following are encoded in one genomic region:
- the phnF gene encoding phosphonate metabolism transcriptional regulator PhnF: MQLSRPPTTLYQAIAARLEEALRERYKCGDYLPSEKQLATHYAVNRHTLRRAVDDLVKKGLVQRRHGVGILVLMRPYDYPLHAQAHFSQNLLDQGSCPSSERLLAMLSPASQEIATALGCDEGDSVIHLRTLRRVNGIPVCVINHFLPNLSWWPHLQQFTRGSLHDFITERLNQALVRTQTRISTRLAQAKESRLLEIDAQSPLLCLRTLNKTANGEIAEYSISLTRGDMIELTLEH, encoded by the coding sequence ATGCAGTTGTCCAGACCTCCGACCACTCTCTATCAGGCGATTGCCGCCCGGCTAGAAGAAGCGCTACGCGAACGCTACAAATGTGGCGACTATCTCCCTTCTGAGAAGCAACTGGCTACGCACTACGCCGTTAACCGCCATACGTTACGCCGGGCAGTGGATGACCTGGTGAAAAAAGGGCTGGTTCAACGCCGTCACGGTGTGGGGATTTTGGTGCTTATGCGGCCTTACGACTACCCGCTGCATGCGCAGGCTCACTTTAGCCAGAACCTGTTGGATCAAGGCAGTTGCCCTTCCAGCGAACGATTGCTGGCCATGCTGAGTCCGGCGAGTCAAGAGATTGCCACCGCACTAGGCTGTGATGAAGGCGATAGCGTCATCCATTTGCGCACGCTGCGTCGGGTTAATGGTATTCCGGTCTGCGTTATTAACCACTTCCTGCCCAACCTTTCCTGGTGGCCGCATCTACAGCAGTTCACTCGCGGCTCACTGCACGACTTTATTACCGAGCGGCTAAATCAGGCGCTGGTTCGCACGCAAACGCGCATTAGCACGCGGCTGGCTCAGGCTAAGGAAAGCCGACTGTTGGAAATCGATGCGCAGTCTCCACTGCTGTGTTTACGCACGCTGAATAAAACCGCAAACGGTGAGATCGCCGAGTACTCCATCAGCCTGACCCGTGGCGATATGATCGAACTGACGCTGGAGCACTAG
- a CDS encoding DUF2884 domain-containing protein gives MSRKMTLGLLMLLSWQAQAAYQCNVNPQDDIIISPQHVQVVGASGNLQLSPQGDIVRNGTPLTLNAEQRQKAKAYQADIRQQLPWIDQGAQQHLEKARVALDKVIVQELGSDSNVRNRLTTLDKQLKQQMNRIIEHRSDGLTFHHQAIKQVEQDGKQIVQQSMGGVLQDSLNEMGVKQMSSGGNPLQAMMGNLGGLQKAIQAEWNNQELEFQRFGNDVCSRVTSLENQRKSLLQTLK, from the coding sequence ATGTCGCGTAAAATGACCTTGGGTTTATTGATGCTGCTGTCCTGGCAGGCGCAGGCAGCCTACCAGTGCAACGTGAATCCGCAGGACGACATCATTATCAGTCCGCAGCACGTACAGGTCGTGGGTGCCAGCGGTAATTTACAGCTTTCCCCGCAGGGCGATATCGTCCGTAACGGTACGCCGCTGACCCTGAACGCCGAACAGCGCCAGAAAGCCAAAGCCTATCAGGCGGATATACGCCAGCAACTGCCGTGGATCGATCAGGGCGCGCAGCAGCATCTGGAAAAAGCGCGAGTCGCACTGGATAAAGTGATCGTGCAGGAGCTCGGCAGCGACAGCAATGTGCGCAATCGTCTGACTACGCTGGATAAACAGCTCAAGCAGCAGATGAACCGTATTATCGAACACCGTAGCGATGGCCTGACGTTCCACCATCAGGCTATTAAGCAGGTCGAGCAAGATGGCAAGCAGATCGTGCAGCAAAGCATGGGCGGCGTCTTGCAGGATAGCCTGAACGAGATGGGCGTAAAACAGATGTCCAGTGGCGGTAACCCGCTACAGGCGATGATGGGCAACCTCGGCGGTTTGCAGAAAGCGATTCAGGCCGAGTGGAATAATCAGGAACTGGAGTTCCAGCGCTTTGGCAACGATGTATGTAGCCGCGTTACGTCGTTAGAAAATCAGCGCAAGAGCCTGTTGCAGACACTGAAGTAA
- a CDS encoding YggL family protein: MAQARSRRLRKKLHIDEFQELGFSVSFRFPEGTSVEDIDQLMDKFVDEVIEPQGLAFEGSGYLHWEGLICLQKLGHCTEEHRQLVSRWLEEQKLTDVKVSDLFDIWWDLPENLL; encoded by the coding sequence ATGGCACAAGCTCGTAGCCGTCGTTTACGTAAAAAACTGCACATTGATGAATTTCAGGAATTAGGTTTTTCAGTCAGCTTCCGCTTTCCTGAGGGCACTAGCGTTGAAGACATCGATCAACTGATGGATAAGTTCGTCGATGAAGTGATTGAACCACAGGGTCTGGCATTTGAAGGCAGCGGTTATCTGCACTGGGAAGGTCTCATCTGCCTGCAAAAACTGGGTCATTGTACCGAAGAGCACCGCCAACTGGTTAGCCGCTGGCTGGAAGAACAGAAACTGACGGATGTGAAAGTCAGCGATCTGTTCGATATCTGGTGGGATCTGCCAGAAAACCTGCTGTAA
- the trmB gene encoding tRNA (guanosine(46)-N7)-methyltransferase TrmB — protein MINNVISPEFDENGRPMRRIRSFVRRQGRLTNGQQLALDNYWPVMGVEYQTEQVDFNALFGRDAPVVLEIGFGMGASLVTMAAQHPEQNFLGIEVHLPGVGACLASAQEAGISNLRVMCHDAIEVLMKMIPDGSLSMVQLFFPDPWHKARHNKRRIVQVPFVELVQSKLKVGGVFHMATDWEPYAQHMLEVMTSVAGYRNLSDKNDYVERPDSRPLTKFEARGQRLGHGVWDLMFERIK, from the coding sequence ATGATTAACAACGTCATTTCACCGGAATTTGATGAAAACGGACGCCCGATGCGTCGTATCCGCAGTTTTGTCCGCCGTCAGGGACGTTTGACCAACGGGCAACAGCTGGCGCTGGATAACTACTGGCCGGTGATGGGCGTGGAATATCAGACCGAACAGGTAGATTTTAACGCGCTATTTGGTCGTGACGCGCCAGTGGTGCTGGAAATTGGTTTTGGGATGGGCGCCTCGCTGGTGACGATGGCGGCACAGCATCCTGAGCAGAATTTCCTCGGTATTGAAGTTCACCTGCCGGGCGTGGGGGCGTGCCTCGCTTCCGCACAGGAGGCGGGAATCAGCAATCTGCGCGTGATGTGTCACGATGCGATCGAAGTGCTGATGAAGATGATCCCCGATGGTTCACTGTCCATGGTTCAACTCTTCTTCCCCGATCCGTGGCACAAAGCCCGTCATAATAAACGTCGCATCGTTCAGGTGCCTTTCGTCGAACTGGTACAGAGTAAGCTGAAAGTCGGCGGTGTGTTCCACATGGCAACAGATTGGGAACCTTATGCGCAACATATGCTCGAAGTGATGACGTCTGTCGCCGGGTACCGCAACCTTTCCGATAAGAATGACTACGTTGAGCGGCCGGATTCTCGACCGCTGACGAAATTTGAAGCACGCGGCCAGCGTTTGGGGCATGGCGTATGGGATCTGATGTTTGAGAGGATAAAATAA
- the mutY gene encoding A/G-specific adenine glycosylase, with product MMQAQQFAHQVLDWYQRYGRKTLPWQLEKTPYKVWLSEVMLQQTQVTTVIPYFQRFMERFPNVSALAAAPLDEVLHLWTGLGYYARARNLHKAAQTIVSRHGGEFPTTFDEVAALPGVGRSTAGAVLSLSLGQHYPILDGNVKRVLARCYAVDGWPGKKEVEKKLWARSEEVTPAEGVSQFNQAMMDLGAMVCTRSRPKCELCPLNTGCIAYANHSWGQYPGKKPKQTLPEKTGWFLLMQQGSQVWLQQRPAVGLWGGLFCFPQFSERRELELWMQQRGLNPDGLQQLVAFRHTFSHFHLDIVPLWLDISQSDRSQNRSCMDDDAGLWYNLAQPPSVGLAAPVERLLRELAHPQSTHLNACAIDEEEA from the coding sequence ATGATGCAAGCGCAACAGTTCGCCCATCAGGTGCTGGACTGGTATCAACGCTATGGCCGCAAAACCCTGCCGTGGCAGCTTGAGAAAACTCCCTATAAAGTATGGCTATCCGAAGTGATGTTGCAACAAACGCAGGTCACCACGGTTATTCCCTATTTCCAACGCTTTATGGAACGTTTTCCAAACGTGAGCGCGCTGGCGGCAGCACCGCTGGACGAAGTGCTCCACTTATGGACCGGACTGGGCTACTACGCCCGTGCGCGCAACCTGCACAAAGCGGCCCAGACCATCGTGTCACGTCACGGCGGCGAATTCCCCACTACGTTTGATGAAGTCGCGGCGTTGCCGGGCGTCGGACGTTCCACCGCTGGCGCAGTGCTGTCACTCTCTCTCGGCCAGCATTACCCGATTCTCGACGGCAACGTGAAACGCGTGCTGGCACGCTGTTATGCCGTTGACGGCTGGCCGGGCAAGAAAGAGGTCGAAAAGAAGCTGTGGGCGCGGAGTGAAGAGGTCACGCCAGCCGAGGGGGTCAGCCAGTTTAATCAGGCGATGATGGATCTCGGTGCAATGGTCTGTACCCGCAGCCGCCCCAAGTGCGAGCTGTGCCCGCTCAACACCGGCTGTATTGCTTACGCCAACCACAGCTGGGGGCAATACCCCGGCAAGAAACCGAAGCAGACGCTGCCGGAGAAAACCGGCTGGTTCCTGTTGATGCAGCAAGGATCTCAGGTCTGGCTGCAACAGCGCCCTGCCGTGGGCCTGTGGGGCGGGTTATTTTGCTTCCCTCAGTTCAGTGAACGTCGGGAATTGGAACTCTGGATGCAACAACGTGGTCTGAATCCTGATGGATTGCAACAGCTTGTCGCGTTCCGCCATACATTTAGCCATTTTCATCTGGATATCGTTCCGCTCTGGCTGGACATATCGCAGAGCGATCGCTCACAAAACAGGTCCTGCATGGATGACGATGCGGGTCTCTGGTATAACTTAGCGCAGCCGCCGTCTGTCGGACTGGCCGCCCCGGTAGAACGCCTTCTGAGGGAGCTGGCTCACCCGCAGTCTACACATTTGAATGCCTGCGCAATTGATGAGGAAGAAGCATGA
- a CDS encoding oxidative damage protection protein, giving the protein MSRTIFCTFLQRDAEGQDFQLYPGDLGKRIYNEISKEAWAQWQTKQTMLINEKKLSMMNVDDRKLLEQEMIKFLFEGKDVHIEGYTPPSH; this is encoded by the coding sequence ATGAGCAGAACGATTTTTTGTACTTTTTTACAACGCGACGCCGAAGGGCAAGATTTCCAGCTTTATCCCGGCGATCTGGGCAAGCGCATCTATAACGAAATATCTAAAGAAGCCTGGGCGCAGTGGCAAACCAAGCAAACCATGCTGATCAACGAGAAAAAACTCAGCATGATGAATGTTGACGACCGTAAGCTGCTGGAACAGGAAATGATCAAATTCCTGTTTGAAGGGAAGGACGTACACATCGAAGGCTATACGCCTCCGAGCCACTGA